In a genomic window of Telopea speciosissima isolate NSW1024214 ecotype Mountain lineage chromosome 5, Tspe_v1, whole genome shotgun sequence:
- the LOC122661213 gene encoding heparan-alpha-glucosaminide N-acetyltransferase-like, with amino-acid sequence MILVDHAGGIFPAINHSPWNGITLADFVFPFFLFIVGVSLALAYKKPERRSTATKKAILRALKLSLLGLLLQGGYFHRVFDLTYGVDLAKIRWMGILQRISIGYLVAALCEIWLKGNEEDMDSKSSLWLRYRFHWIMAFMLSTIYLILLYYLYVPDWEFQIPIDEEGSLKTFTVKCGVRGDTRPACNAVGLIDRKVLGIQHLYTRPVYARTEQCSINCPDYGPLPSNAPSWCQAPFDPEGLLSSVMAIVSCLIGLHYGHVIVHFRQHKERVLNWMIPASVLVVIGFMLELYGMHFNKALYSFSYMCVTTGAAGIFLVGTYILVDVYGWRRPTMVMEWMGKHALMIFIIATCNVVPLVLQGFYWKMPENNFLRLIGIGS; translated from the coding sequence ATGATACTCGTTGACCACGCCGGCGGTATATTTCCGGCGATCAATCACTCTCCATGGAATGGTATCACTCTTGCAGATTTCGTCTTTCCATTCTTCTTGTTTATTGTCGGAGTTTCACTTGCATTAGCCTACAAGAAACCGGAGCGCCGATCAACTGCAACAAAGAAGGCAATACTCCGGGCATTGAAGCTATCATTATTAGGGTTACTTCTCCAAGGAGGTTACTTTCATAGGGTTTTCGATCTTACCTATGGAGTCGACTTAGCAAAGATTAGGTGGATGGGTATATTACAACGGATTTCAATTGGTTATTTGGTTGCTGCATTATGTGAGATATGGTTAAAGGGTAATGAAGAAGATATGGATTCTAAGTCATCTTTATGGTTAAGATATCGTTTTCATTGGATTATGGCCTTTATGTTGAGTACAATATACTTGATATTGTTATATTACCTATATGTCCCTGATTGGGAATTTCAGATTCCAATTGATGAAGAAGGTTCATTGAAGACATTCACAGTTAAGTGTGGAGTGAGAGGTGATACTAGACCTGCTTGTAACGCCGTCGGGTTGATCGATCGGAAAGTATTAGGGATTCAACATTTATATACCCGACCGGTATATGCTCGGACGGAGCAATGCAGTATTAATTGTCCAGATTATGGGCCACTCCCTAGCAATGCACCTTCATGGTGTCAAGCTCCATTTGATCCAGAAGGTCTATTAAGCTCGGTAATGGCGATTGTTAGTTGCTTAATTGGACTTCATTATGGACATGTTATTGTGCATTTTAGACAACATAAGGAGAGGGTTTTAAATTGGATGATACCTGCTTCAGTTCTAGTAGTAATTGGGTTTATGCTGGAGCTTTATGGAATGCATTTTAATAAGGCTCTTTACAGTTTTAGTTACATGTGTGTAACAACCGGAGCTGCCGGAATTTTCTTGGTCGGAACTTATATTCTGGTAGATGTGTATGGGTGGCGCCGACCAACAATGGTGATGGAATGGATGGGGAAACATGCATTGATGATTTTTATCATTGCAACTTGCAATGTTGTGCCCCTTGTTCTACAAGGGTTTTATTGGAAGATGCCTGAGAACAACTTTTTGAGATTAATTGGGATTGGATCTTGA
- the LOC122662419 gene encoding heparan-alpha-glucosaminide N-acetyltransferase-like, with translation MIFVDHIGGILPAISHSPWNGITLADFVVPFFLFIVGVAIALMYKRLSNNRDVATKKALIRTLKLILLGLLLQGGYFHGINDLTYGVDIKRIRLMGTLQRIAIAYIFTSLCEIWFKGDREVDSGLSLLVKYQFHWITGFVITVIYLSLIYGLYVPDWEYQIPIAGGASSSSSSSSLEVKCGVRGDTGPACNAVGMIDRKILGINHLYTKPTYARTKQCSINSPRNGPLPLDAPPWCQAPFDPEGVLGSIMAIVTCLIGLHYGHVIVHFKGHKERILHWMSPTIGLLLIGIVLDCLGIHGNKNLYSFSYMCITTGAAGILFVVFYVPVDVFRYRWPTKAMEWMGKHALMIYILLGCNLLPILLQGFYWKKPQNNFLRLIGIKA, from the coding sequence ATGATTTTTGTTGATCACATTGGTGGAATCCTTCCAGCCATTAGTCATTCACCATGGAATGGTATAACCCTTGCAGATTTTGTTGTCCCATTTTTCTTATTCATTGTAGGAGTTGCTATTGCATTAATGTATAAAAGATTGTCAAATAATAGAGATGTAGCAACTAAGAAAGCTTTAATAAGGACATTAAAATTGATACTATTAGGGCTTTTACTCCAAGGAGGCTACTTTCATGGTATCaatgatcttacttatggtgtTGATATTAAAAGAATCAGATTGATGGGTACATTACAGAGAATCGCAATCGCGTATATATTTACATCTCTATGTGAGATTTGGTTCAAGGGAGATAGAGAAGTTGATTCAGGATTATCATTGTTGGTGAAATATCAATTCCATTGGATTACTGGTTTTGTGATTACTGTCATATACCTaagcttgatatatggtttatATGTACCAGACTGGGAGTATCAAATTCCTATTGCAGGtggagcttcttcttcttcttcttcttcttctttagaagTAAAGTGTGGTGTAAGAGGCGACACCGGACCTGCTTGCAATGCCGTCGGAATGATTGATAGGAAGATCTTAGGTATCAATCATTTGTATACAAAACCAACCTATGCAAGGACTAAGCAATGTAGTATTAATTCGCCGAGAAATGGTCCTCTTCCTCTTGATGCTCCTCCATGGTGTCAAGCTCCATTTGATCCTGAAGGAGTCTTAGGTTCAATTATGGCCATTGTTACTTGCTTGATAGGGTTACATTATGGACATGTAATTGTACATTTTAAAGGTCACAAGGAAAGGATATTGCATTGGATGAGTCCTACAATTGGTCTTTTACTAATTGGTATTGTATTGGATTGTTTGGGAATTCATGGTAACAAGAATCTTTACAGTTTCAGCTACATGTGTATCACAACAGGTGCTGCCGGAATTCTCTTTGTTGTATTTTATGTTCCGGTTGATGTGTTCAGGTATCGGTGGCCAACGAAAGCAATGGAGTGGATGGGGAAGCATGCATTGATGATTTACATTCTCTTGGGTTGTAATTTATTGCCAATTCTTctgcaaggattctattggaaAAAGcctcaaaataattttttgagaTTGATTGGAATCAAAGCATGA